The Oncorhynchus clarkii lewisi isolate Uvic-CL-2024 chromosome 12, UVic_Ocla_1.0, whole genome shotgun sequence genome segment aggtcattgaccaggtcctgccgtgtagttctgggctgatccctcaccttcctcatgatcattgatgccccacgaggtgagatcttgcatggatacccagaccgagggtgattgaccgtcatcttgaacttcttccattttctaataattgcaccaacagttgttgccttctcaccaaactgcttgcctattgtcctgtagcccatcccagccttgtgcaggtctacaattttatccctgatgtccttacacagctctctggtcttggccattgtggagaggttggagtctgtttgattgagtgtgtggacaggtgtcttttatacaggtaacgagttcaaacaggtgcagttaatacaggtaatgagtggagaacaggagggcttcttaaagaaaaactaacaggtctgtgagagccggaattcttactggttggtaggtgatcaaatacttacagtatgtcatgcaatataatgcaaattaattacttaaaaatcatacaatgtgattttctggatttttgttttagattccgtctctcacagtcgAAGTGTCCCTATGATAAAAATTAACATGGTTTGtaaataggaaaacctgcaaaatcggcagtgtatcaaatacttgttctccccactgtatgtagtgtTAGAGAGCATGACTCCCAGTATGCAGTAATGCCTAGTCTCATAGATTTGGCACAAGACACAGAATGGTTGCCTTATTTGCAGTGACACATTTTACTGTAGTATGTACAGTGGCTCAGTCAGGATCACAACCATACTTAAAGATGAaaacagatacagtatatagtttGCAGGAATAAATCACTTAAAGATTTAGTCCGATTCTTGTCTATGTTTGCTGTTTATTTGTTTGTATTGTAATGGCCATCTGTCATGTGTACCTGCTTGTGTCTAATCTAGCTCGGGGACGCCTCTCCATGCCACAGTGTCAGTGTGAGCCACAGCCACACCCTGGGGTTCCGAGGGACCAGGAATGGGCCAGAGACGGCAGACGATCAGGCAGCCAGCAGGGAGGGCAGTGTGAAGACTGTGAGATGTGTCTGTGGTGTAGGGGAGTCCAACACAATCCTCATAACACCAGGTAGGACTCTGCAGAGGCAGGATTTGTGTATAATGCATTATTCCTAATGCTTAGAGAGAAGTGTATAGCACTGGGCAGAAATATGTATTTCTGTTGATGGGCCATGTCTGAAATGTTATCGTTAGCCTTGGATCTGCAGAAACCACACATACTTAGTATGATCTTTGTATGTAATATATGTATTAATGTATGTAATGTGCATGAATGTGTTTTCATAACATTATGTATAAGTTGAGTCTTAATATGAGCATGAGTCTACGAAGAGCATGTTTatttgtgcagtgtgtgtgtacagtatgtgagggTGTGTTATGCCTGTCCATGTGTGTATGTCTTGTGTACGCTGATGTGAGGGCTGATGTTTCTGggttaattattacacaaggTAAACCAGTCAAGCGAAAGAAGAGAGATGCAACCCTGCATTTCCCCGGGCAGTAGCTTTCAGCTTTCATACAGAACAAcccatttttatttttactgtGATGCCAGTAGAAGTCAAACACAACCCTGGTAGTTTGAAGCATGCATTTGTGTGATGGTAAAATCACATAATCATTTTTAAATTGCTTGTTGTTTATTTTGCTTAATAACAAGCGGTttaatattctgtctgtaatgaaaaGCGCTATAAAAGTTCAAtaaattattatcattattataatagaTATTTATTCCACAATATCCTTAACTGTGGTGTGTTTTCTTTACCAAATATGTTGCGATGTGCCCTCCCAGATGTATTTATATCATGCTACTTATCATCTGCCATCTGTTCATTTAGCCCCTGACTTTCTGGACCAGTGTCTGTGGCTCTGTTTTGTCAATTCTATATTTTCCTGTTTGGTTACCGTTTACAGTTTTGGTAAATTGCTACTTGTGTGCCGTGTTGTTTTTGTCACTGCCGAGGAAAGTGGAACTTATTGAACCAGGGAGAATTCTATGGAGAGCTGGGTAAATTAGTGCTAACCCAGAGCTTATCTCCCAGGCTTTAATTAGCACATAAACCATGAAGGGACCCCCCACTGACTCTCACAGCACTTAATAGACAGGCTGGATGTAGCATTTTAATTGCTGGTGTTGACATTGAACTGACAGAAAGTAGACGTTGCTCTGAATCATAGATAACACAGAGGGGAACATGCCCTGCAAGAATGTTACTTGTCAGTACCATGTTGGATTGTGCGTTTGAGGGTTCCCTCATTCAGACTGCTCGGCTCAGAAGTGGCCTCTGGCAGGACATTGATTGACTCTTGAAGTTTAGGTCAGGTCATGGGTCACTGTTGAACTCTAGGGCATCTTTggaagaatctcaattgcatactcctcacaTCCTCTcccctcgcctccttctcaaaactcaTTTGGAGAAGttcacctctggctttctcatccaataggttttgagaaggaggtgaggagagaggatgtgaggttTGTCCAATTGAGATTCTCGCACTGTGCTGATAGGCCTAGATGGAGAGCATGGTCTGGCGCGGTTTTCTGAGGAAGTCATTACAGTACATTTCAAATACATCCATTAATGTGTTTGAAATTCTTAACCACACATATAGATTACCCACTTTCAAACTTTTCACATATTTTGGAATGATTTGTGAGAAAATTGCTGTATTTACTCAACATTTAACAATGTATGTACGATTCGTGTTTGTCTGTGTTTCAAAATATATTTCCAATCCACACAGTGTAGGACTGGAGACTCTCTCAGACATTAATGAGAGGCTTCAGCGTTCGCTACAGGGCATCATTGATTGGCTATCTGTGAAGGATGAGGAGCTATCTGACAGTTTGCCTTTACATGGCGATATAACAAGCTACAAACATCAGAGTGAGATACATCAGGTAGGCCAAAACAATCTATaagatatacactactgttcaaaagtttggggtcacttagaaatgtccttgtttttgaaagatttttttttgtccattaaaataacatacatttgatcagaaatacagtgtagacattgttaatgttgtaaatgactattgtagctggaaacggcagatttatttttaatggaatatctacataggcgtacagaggcccgttatcccatttgttttattgcttcttcaatcagacaacagttttcagctatgctaacataattgcaaagggttttctaatgatcaattagccttttcaaatgataaacttggattagctaacacaaagtgccattggaacacaggagtgatggttgttgataatgggcctctggacacctatgtagacattccatagaaaatctgccgattccagctacaatagtcatttacaacattaacaatgtctacactgtatttctgatcaaatttgatgttattttaatagacaaaaaatgtgtttttctttcaaaaacaagggcatttctaagtgaccccaaacttttgaacagtggtGAACATTTTATTTGTTTGACTTTTATTGTCAATTTTTTTTGCAGGATATGTACACAATACATATGTGCCGTATCTAAATAAAATATGAGCATAAAAATGGCCTTGTACAGTTATTTCACATTAAGCCATTGTTTATTGGAATGGTTTTGATGATCTTTATATGCCCGTGCAAAATCATCTCTACAGTCTTTGACGTCTGTCTGTTGTCATGAATCGCAAATTCCCAACACATGCAATGTATGAAATGTAGTCCAAGTGAAATTctaaatagagagagagtacttCAACCCACATTATGATGTAGTCTGAATGTATTGTCATTGGAAATCAACACAGATTCAGTCTGAAGCCTTTCTTCTCTTGTTTGCTCCTGGCTATAATTGCAAGTCCACAGAGGTCTGTTATCTAATTCAGTTACAAGGATGAAAAAAACAAGATATCCAGTGTCTTGTGCATACTCCAGTTCTGTGGTTTTGTTAACGTTAAGTCTTGTTATGCTGCTATGTGCAGCACTTAACCCAGAGCAGATGGAATGACGATGGCACGGATGTTCTGTTGATCTCTTCTTTAGGTTTTCGTTGAGGAGTTAAAGTCTCGGGGACCCTTTATTTACTCGGTGTTGGAGTCCGCTCAGGCCTTTCTGTCACAATGTGCCACTGTGGATCCAGATGACAGCAAAGGTGGGGAAGTCAACAAGATATGGCAAACCCAATTATCAGACCAATAAGTTAAGAAGTTAGTTATGTGTTCCTGGTTAGGAAGAAAATGTTTATTTCATAATAAGCTGAATCATGATTTGTCATTGTCTCTCCAGTGAGATCTGCCCTTTCTGTTACTCTGCATCTCCTGTCTGTAGACGTGAGTACTCGACAGCAGAGTGGGGTGTGGAGGCAGGCCGCAGTGGCCGGAGACCTGTGGGAGAGGGTGATGTCACGCAGTGTTCAGCGCCACAAACACATGCAGTGTACTCTGGAGCGCCTCACAGAGCTACAAGGGGCTGTGGAGGAGCTGTGCCTGGACATGGAGCAGGCTGAGGGGGTGCAGGAGGCCTGGGGGCCCATAGGAGACCTCCTCATTGACTCACTGCAGGACCACATCGATGCCACCAAGGTATGCAGGAATCAGCAACATACAACCATTTTTGTTTTCCACTACCAAGGTccatttttattttccattatATAGTGACTACTTAGACTAACATTGACAGTGAGCTGATATGCTCCAAATGCTTAATCCGTGTGCATAGGCATAGAATAACTAAATTAGCAGCTATTCTCTGCACATTGTATAGTTTGATTTATTCTAGATTGCTATACCAGCAGATACAGCGTATTTGGTCAAAGACCCTACATACCAGGATGTTGTGTTATGATTGGCAAATGGTTGCCGTGTTAGTGACTGGCATGGCCTCTCTGTTGTAGTTGTTCCAGGAGGAGCTGACTCAGGGTCAGGAGGGCATGAAGCATGTCAACCAGCTAGTCCACCAGCTGACCATCTCCAGTGTCCCCCTATCAGAGGACAACACCCAGGGTCTGCAGCAACTCAACACCAGGTGGAAACTGCTGGAGGTACAAAAAAAGGGAGAGACTAAAGTCCTATATGAGATTTTACAATCCTGATCTTCCCCTGCAACAATGTTCTCCAGCAGTCTCATTTTTCCCATCACTCTTCTAAAGCCTCTTGTTCACGTGTAGTATGTTACTCTGTCCCTGGGAATGTGCTGTAGCAGGCTTAGAGATGTgtgtgctgtagtgtgtgtgtttccctgttGCAGGAGTCCACTGAGAAGAGGCTGAGGCATCTGCAGGATGCCCACAGAGACTTTGGGCCCAGGTCCCAGCATTTCCTCTCTGGTaagctgcttctctctctctctgctggagaACCCCCTCAGAACACTGGTTACATTTGCCATGCTGTGTGCCCTTGCTCTTCTGGTTACGTTTTCCATGCTACATTGTTGTGCTTGCTTGATTTACATTGTGTTCATTTTAGGTTCAGTGCAGATTCCATGGGAACGTGCCATATCGCCCAACAAAGTGCCATACTACATTAAGTAAgcataaataaaaacacaaaaccAGTGTGAAAAAACATCAGCCTTCCAGCACAAATACAAGTCTAGCAGCAtgcagtggttcttcctttaaaagtttagAGCTTATGCCGTAACCgtttgtggtagatggtggcagatTGGGGTAAATTGTGTCATTCTGGCAACAATAGCTGACAAATAATGCGCCATATAATTATGCGACACTCCGCAAGCTGTGCTGTAATAAGGCCGTAACTTTTAAGGGAAGAACCACTGTAGCATGTCACAACAGTTTCCCTCTTTTTGTGACCCGTGTCCCAGTTTGTTTACTGTGACCTCAATATTTACTGTGACCCCTGTCCCTCTAAgtctctctacatgttactctCTCTTGCTACAGCCATCAAACCCAGACCACTTGTTGGGATCATCCACAAATGAAAGAGCTCTACCAGGCACTTGGTAAGACTGAAGAAAAGGATCGCCATATGATTGCAAGGATGCTTCCTATTATGGTGTTGATCTAAAGATGCCATTATTTACCATCTTTCCCCAGCTGATCTGAACAATATCAGGTTCTCTGCCTACCGAACAGCCATGAAGCTGCGACGTGTACAACAGGCCTTGAGATGTGAGTGTGTTACTGTGCCCAGTGGCCTGTCATATTAATTGCCCCACTCAATCACCACAGCAGTAGTGTCACAGCTAACGCccttctccctttcccctctaCCCAAAGTGGACAAGCTGAGCCTTGGCTGTGTTGCGGCAGCGGTTTTCCAGGGCCTGGGGTCGGGGTATGAGGACCCCGTGACGGACGCTGTTGAGGTTATGGATGTCCTGGAGGTCATCCATGCTCTGACCAGCCTGTACGAGCAGCTGGAGGAGAAACATGGCGTCTTGCTCGACATCCCGCTCTGTGTGGACATGTGTCTCAACTGGCTGCTCAACGTATACAACAGGTCTGCCTAATGGAACATCTTCTTAATTTTCTACAGTTTATTCCCCTTTTTGTCTATCCTTTAGCCTTTCTATTCCCAATCTCTATCTATTCCATAACATGTCACTCTCTCCACTCTTTCCCTTAAAtattttccctccatctctctctgcatcttcctctcttcctctaagAGACATCCTAGGTCAGTCCCACATAGGggttgctctctctatctcttagATAATTTAGCTACAGTACATCACTCTTAGCAGGGCTCCTTGGATTAGCCATTCAGTTTAGTGAACAATATTCCCCAGGGCAACATCACCAACCAAGTATCAAATAAATATCCAATGATGCGTGACAGcgctcagtttgtgtgtgtgtgttttatactgCGGCCTTTACGCTCTTTGGATAGCGTGCATTTGTCCCtgggtgattgtatgtgtgtgtgtgaagactgtgtggacgtgtttaacttcTTGTGGGGatcagaagtccccacaagagtagtaaacaaacaaacatttgaccaactggggacattttgatagtccccacaaggtcaaatgctatttctagcgggtttaggtttaaggttagagttagtgtTAATCTTAGAATTAGGCTAAAGTGCTAGGGTTggttttaggattagggttaggagctagtgtttggtttagggttaaggttgggtctttgggttagggttaaggttaaggtaagagtacaggttagggttaggtaaaataggattttgaatgtgactgaattgtgtccccccacaaggttagctgtgtgtgtgtgtgtgtgtgtgtgtatatatatatatatatatagatgcatatgtgtgtgtatatatatatatatatatatatatatatatatatatatatatatatatatatatatatatatatatagatgcaTTTGTGCATTTGCATTTGTGTGTGAGAAGGAAAGAGATAGTGAGGGTGTATTACTGCATTATATCATGCTTAGATGGCAGTTGACTCTGTTGAGTAAGAATGTATACCATTGTGAAAAAACATCCACCTCACTCCATACTGTGCGGCAGTCAAACACTGAGacttcttctttttctctctctgcaccCTCTAGTGGCCGTAATGGGCAGCTGAGAATCCTATCCTTCAAGACAGGACTGGTGTGTCTATGCAATGCTGACATTCAGGAGAAATGCAAATGTAAGATGTGCTTTGTTACTGTATATGATGCATTTCCAATCAATCGTACAGAGAAGTGTACGTTGTGTCCTATATGTCCTGTCTGAGGAGAGGGTATGTCAGATCTGTTCTGGCAGGTGTCTGGGCCTGGTGGATGTGCTGACCAGCAGCACCTCAATGCCCTGCTTCAGGAGATAATCCAGATCCCATGGCAGCTAGGAGAGGTGGCTGCCTTTGGAGGGAGCAATGTGGAGCCAAGCGTGGCCAGCTGCTTTCGCATGGTGAGCTAGGATTTACATTGGTCAAACTAGCTACTACTGTTAAGTATAGCTAAGGTTTTCCCCATCTAATTCCCTGTTATTGTGTGAGATTACAATAAGTAAAATCCATTCTGTGTTAAAAACTGATACTTGTCATTAGAGTATCTCCAATCTTGATATGTGATGTTGATTATCAAAGGGGATTTTGAACattctttattaatttgtaagGTGTAATCTATAACAAATAATGTGAGCAGCAGACTAATATCAAAGAGGATTTGAGGCTGTTTATATGTCTTTGAGTAGCTTTGAGACCATGGAGGAGAGATGCATATGCCTGATTAAACACTGTGAGCCCTATTCAACTAACCATCTATGATAACAGTTATGCTAACTCAAACTGTATCATGTTAAAAGCTCATGTCAAACGTTCATGATAAATACTGAGACATCAACGCCTCTGATAGACTCTTTTAGATCAGCCAGTCATATATCTGCTGCATCTGTTTCATCT includes the following:
- the LOC139422949 gene encoding dystrophin-related protein 2-like isoform X1, which encodes MQQDGCGSEQIVDVLSLRNHRDFWLSSEHCLVCGTIERNDHSHSNGMESGLCDWMTTNLTRDIDPRGRLSMPQCQCEPQPHPGVPRDQEWARDGRRSGSQQGGQCEDCEMCLWCRGVQHNPHNTSVGLETLSDINERLQRSLQGIIDWLSVKDEELSDSLPLHGDITSYKHQSEIHQVFVEELKSRGPFIYSVLESAQAFLSQCATVDPDDSKDVSTRQQSGVWRQAAVAGDLWERVMSRSVQRHKHMQCTLERLTELQGAVEELCLDMEQAEGVQEAWGPIGDLLIDSLQDHIDATKLFQEELTQGQEGMKHVNQLVHQLTISSVPLSEDNTQGLQQLNTRWKLLEESTEKRLRHLQDAHRDFGPRSQHFLSGSVQIPWERAISPNKVPYYINHQTQTTCWDHPQMKELYQALADLNNIRFSAYRTAMKLRRVQQALRLDKLSLGCVAAAVFQGLGSGYEDPVTDAVEVMDVLEVIHALTSLYEQLEEKHGVLLDIPLCVDMCLNWLLNVYNSGRNGQLRILSFKTGLVCLCNADIQEKCKYLFWQVSGPGGCADQQHLNALLQEIIQIPWQLGEVAAFGGSNVEPSVASCFRMAPGKTSIQLSHFLEWMSLEPQSIVWLPVLQRVVQAENAQHQAKCSICKQCPIKGFRYRSLKQFNVDICQSCFLSGRTTKAKALIYPIMEYYTPTTSGERMRDFAKTLKNKFRSKQYFSKHPQRGYLPVQSVLRSGSEETPSSSPRLPHSDTHSRIEHYACRLADMEDQNCSFFNESLDEDQYLDRLEQDSQASCHHYLGYTGCETQDELQRTLAMLENENRVLQGEYRRLKWQHAEAQACPHLREGSVDQEDYQDQALLAEAKGLRHHKGRLETRMQILEDHNKELESQLHRLREILQQNREGSEDNVSTGTPSSVYSPVSRRDQLGRQLSSGASNTEPPGPALEPEQGVTADHLQQVIEQLKNVFPLETRENSVASPF
- the LOC139422949 gene encoding dystrophin-related protein 2-like isoform X2; this encodes MTHRLHEEIHVKQQHIMLCPPDHSHSNGMESGLCDWMTTNLTRDIDPRGRLSMPQCQCEPQPHPGVPRDQEWARDGRRSGSQQGGQCEDCEMCLWCRGVQHNPHNTSVGLETLSDINERLQRSLQGIIDWLSVKDEELSDSLPLHGDITSYKHQSEIHQVFVEELKSRGPFIYSVLESAQAFLSQCATVDPDDSKDVSTRQQSGVWRQAAVAGDLWERVMSRSVQRHKHMQCTLERLTELQGAVEELCLDMEQAEGVQEAWGPIGDLLIDSLQDHIDATKLFQEELTQGQEGMKHVNQLVHQLTISSVPLSEDNTQGLQQLNTRWKLLEESTEKRLRHLQDAHRDFGPRSQHFLSGSVQIPWERAISPNKVPYYINHQTQTTCWDHPQMKELYQALADLNNIRFSAYRTAMKLRRVQQALRLDKLSLGCVAAAVFQGLGSGYEDPVTDAVEVMDVLEVIHALTSLYEQLEEKHGVLLDIPLCVDMCLNWLLNVYNSGRNGQLRILSFKTGLVCLCNADIQEKCKYLFWQVSGPGGCADQQHLNALLQEIIQIPWQLGEVAAFGGSNVEPSVASCFRMAPGKTSIQLSHFLEWMSLEPQSIVWLPVLQRVVQAENAQHQAKCSICKQCPIKGFRYRSLKQFNVDICQSCFLSGRTTKAKALIYPIMEYYTPTTSGERMRDFAKTLKNKFRSKQYFSKHPQRGYLPVQSVLRSGSEETPSSSPRLPHSDTHSRIEHYACRLADMEDQNCSFFNESLDEDQYLDRLEQDSQASCHHYLGYTGCETQDELQRTLAMLENENRVLQGEYRRLKWQHAEAQACPHLREGSVDQEDYQDQALLAEAKGLRHHKGRLETRMQILEDHNKELESQLHRLREILQQNREGSEDNVSTGTPSSVYSPVSRRDQLGRQLSSGASNTEPPGPALEPEQGVTADHLQQVIEQLKNVFPLETRENSVASPF